Genomic DNA from bacterium:
TAAAAAAGGAATTTACTGGGCACTATCAAATATTCCAGGGAAGAAAGCATCACTTGAAAACGATTTGATCGGGGAGGATAAATTATATGCTTCAGTAAAAGTAAGTAAGGAAGTTCAGGGTGTAAAGGTCAGCTCGAAAGGTTATCATAATACCAACGAAGTTGAAATTACGATTTATAAATCTTACGATAGTCTGAAAGCTGAAGGGTATAATGTTCCGAGCAGTGGTTGGGAATAAGTTCAGTTAGTTTTTATTAAACTTTGCTTCCATCTCAATTGCAATGGAGGAGACAAGTGTTTCAACTTCTTCTTCTTTTCCAAGAAGATCCTGAAGAGTAAATTTACTTAGTACACTATCAAGAACATTCTGAATCGTTTTCCAAACAGAGCGGATACTGCAGTCAATAGAGTTCGTGCAAATGTTTTCCATTCCGGCATGAAGATCGCAGAAATTAGATTCGTATAATTTTCCACCCAAAGCTGTAAGTACATCGCTGATTAAAATTTTATCAGCCGGTTGATTTAACTTATACCCACCAGTTTGACCTCTTGCACTATCAACAAAACCTGCAAGACGTAATGCTCTTAATATTTTTGCGGTGTTTGCCGATGAAAGTCCTTCAACTGTGCTTAGCTCAGGAATAGTAAGACCATTAGGAGAATCGCTTTTAGCAATTCTCAATAAAAGTCTTAAACCATATTCTTCTTGTGTACTAAATTTCATAAACTTCCCTTATGTCATTGCGAGGAGTCCGTTAGGACGACGAAGCAATCTAAGTTGGTCGAATTAAATTAGAGATTCCTTCGCTTCGCTCGGAATGACAATGCTATTATCCTTGGTACAAAGGTATCTTTGAACCACACTGCTTTGCGTACATAACTTTTGCAAAATGCTCAGCAGGAATGGACGGACCCTGTCTTGAACAGTGCTCATTAAAAATTTCTCTCCAGTATTCGGAGATCTGCTGCGGCATACTACCTTCAATTTCATATCGGTGCATAAAGTGAACTAACTGTCCATTCTTAAATAATGCAGCACTCGGAGATGATGGAGGAACATTTCCAACTAATTCTCTTGTCTTATCAACCGCATCTCTTTCCTGACCTGCAAATACTGTATAAAGTTTATCTGGTATAATTTCATTTTGTAATGCAAGTGAAATTCCCGGTCTTGCACTTCCTGCTGCACATCCACAAACAGAGTTTATCAAAACAAATACGGATTCATTATTATTAACTTTAATTGCATCTTCGACTTCTTTTGGTGTTAATAGTTCTTTGAATCCGACAGCCACTAGTTCATCTCTCATGGGCTGAACTGCATTCTGATCATACATTGGTGGTCTTGAACTTATATTGAACATTTTTTACTCCTTTTTTGATTTACCCTGAATTTATTTCAGGGTCTTTTATTTATAA
This window encodes:
- a CDS encoding Rrf2 family transcriptional regulator codes for the protein MKFSTQEEYGLRLLLRIAKSDSPNGLTIPELSTVEGLSSANTAKILRALRLAGFVDSARGQTGGYKLNQPADKILISDVLTALGGKLYESNFCDLHAGMENICTNSIDCSIRSVWKTIQNVLDSVLSKFTLQDLLGKEEEVETLVSSIAIEMEAKFNKN
- a CDS encoding BrxA/BrxB family bacilliredoxin, whose translation is MFNISSRPPMYDQNAVQPMRDELVAVGFKELLTPKEVEDAIKVNNNESVFVLINSVCGCAAGSARPGISLALQNEIIPDKLYTVFAGQERDAVDKTRELVGNVPPSSPSAALFKNGQLVHFMHRYEIEGSMPQQISEYWREIFNEHCSRQGPSIPAEHFAKVMYAKQCGSKIPLYQG